CATCTGATAATCAGACAATATTAAATCGGGATTAAACGTCAGGAGCAATTCTTTAAATTCGGGTTCGGTATCTACGCATTCCGAAACGAATTGAATCTCATTTTTACGGAGTATTCGCTCTACGATTTCTCTATCTGTAGAAACATCTTCGGCAAATAATATTTTGTATACCTTATTTTTGTCCATGCTGTTAATTTTTTGCTGTTGTCATTCCATTTTTATTGTTTAGGCTTTGCAGGCAAAGTAAAAAAGAAAGTAGCACCAGATTCTCCCTTACTTTCTGCCCAAATCGTACCATTGTGTTTATCTACCACACGTTTGGCTATAGCCATGCCCACTCCAGTACCTTTAAATTCGCTGTCTTTGTGCAAGCGTTTAAACGTATCAAAAATTTTCTCTTTAAAGTCTTCATTAAAACCTGCTCCCCAGTCTTTAACGTAATAGGTATAGAAGCCGGGAGCTCCCTGAATGGCACCTATTTCTATTCTTTTAGTTTCCGATTTCGAGCTGTATTTTACGGCATTCCCAATCAGGTTGGTCCACAATTGTTTTATGGATGTGCTATCACCTTTAATATTAGGAATATCGTTTACAATAAACTCAAAGTCTTTTTGTTCTTCTTCGGAGACCACTTCCATATACATCGAGCGGGCCAGAGCTTTCATATTTAGTTCAATATATTTTAATTCTGCTCTCGAAGTACGCGATAGTTTTAATAAGTCGGTAATAAGCTTATCCATTTTGTCGGTATTCTCGTTAATTACGTTCAAATACCTATTGCCTTCTGCATCTAATACATCGGCGTAATCTTCTATCAGGAATTTTGAAAAACCGGAAATAGCCCGTAATGGGGCTCTTAAGTCGTGGGATACAGAATAGGAGAAAGCTTCCATTTCTTTGTTCGATTCCTCCAGTGCTTCGGTTCTGTTAGATACGAGCTCTTCCAAATGTTCCTGGTATATTTTTAACTCACGTTCTGCCTTTTTCTGTTCTGTGATATCCATTACTGCCAGAATAATCGTTGCGCTTTCACGGTCGAGATGTGCTTTCATAAAGGTATCCCTTACTTCGCCATTTAAGGTGATGGTTTGCGATTGGGACGAGAAACTATCATTGCCATTGGCTATTTCAACTAGCCAGTTGGTTACAACTTTAAATGACAGGTCGGTAAATAATTCCGGAAGTCTCGGGTAAAAGGTTTCTTTCGATGGTGCTTCATGACTAATTAAGGTAGCCTTATTCACGTCGATTATTTTAATTTTTGACACGCAGCTTTGCAGAATCTCCGGGTTTTCCTTGAAAAATTCAGTTGTAAGCTGCTTGCCTTGTTGCTTTAGTTCGTTTAAAAATTGAATAACTTCCGATAAATCTTCTTCCCAAAGGGCAATTGGAGTGTGTTCAAACAAATCACGGTATCTTTTTTCCGATTTCTCGATCTGTTTCAGGTACTTCATGCTTTCTGAAATATCAAGTGCTGTAAAAATGGTGCCTTTCGATATATCACCATCATCAATTGCAGTGGAAGCCATGTCGATATGCAGGATTGTTCCGTCTTTTTTCTTAAAGCGGGTTTCAACCCTTCCTGTTCCTGTTTTCCTGATTTGCTCGTATTTATCTTTCCCCACATAGTCATAATCTTCCTGGCTTGGGTATATCATCCGGGCACTCTTTCCTATCAACTCATCCTTTGTATAGCCTAGCATTTGGCAGAAAACAGGGTTAACATCAGTGAAAACCCGGTTTACGACCTGGCCGATTCCTGTTGGCGCAACTTCAAATATTTTAGCCAGTTGATTTCGGCTTTCTTTTAGTTGCTGTTCGTTTTCTTTTTGCTGTGTAATAACATTTACAAAACTCAAGAATCGGTTTTCTCCAAGTTTAATTGAATTTACATGCAGCCAACCTCTTTCGCCATGTTTGTTAATAAAAGGGGTTTCTACATCCACAGGAATCCCCTTTTGTACCAAACCCTCAAATCCGGGAATAGGCTTTTTGCGATCTTCAATTGGCAACAAATCTATTAAGTTCATTTTAAGCAACTCGGAATTTGTATAAGCTGTTATTTTCGAACACTGAATATTTGTTTCCAAAAAGTTGCCATTTTCGTCGTTCACATAAACGCCATAGGGTGCATTTTCTACATAACTTTTAAATTTTTCTTCGCTTTGTGCCAATTCATCCTGGGCCAGTTTTCGGTCGATTATTTCCCAGGCAAAATCGGCCAGTTGCTGAATGAGTTTTGTATCATCTTCGGAATAATTAGTTGGCTTATTGCCTACTCCAAAAATTGCCTTTACTTTTTCTCCTCTAATTACCGGCACCACCAACTCGCGAACAAGTGGGGCATGACCTTCGGGCATTCCTTTTTTATGGGACAGGTTTTCGTAATCGTTGTGTACTACTGGTTTTCTTTCGTGCACACAATCCGCCCATACACCTGCTTTCGAAATGGGGTAGTGTTCTGGGTTGTCAACGACCTTACAATAATTCATTGCTGTATTATCGGACCATTCCTGCAGAAGTATATTTTCCTGGTCATTGCTAATAAAATGATAGAAACCAATTTGGCTTTTGGTTAGTTTTTCTGCCTCCGTTAAAAAGCTTTTTATGATTTCTGAAACATTTTGAGAAAGGCTTTTTTCCATTAGCATTACCTGTGCCGTCTTCAACTTTTCTTCGAATACATGGTGTGAAATATCGAGGAAGGAGCCAATAATACCTGATGCTTCATTGTTTTCGTCGTAAATAATATTCTCGGAATACATCACACGTTTTTCGTTGCCCTCCTTATCCAGAAGGTCAAATTCGAAAACTTGGGTTTCTTGTTTTTTAAGTGTTTCAATATCCAGGCTACGTTTGGCAAGTGCCCACTCATTTCCAAATACTTCATCTACCGTTTTTCCAAATAGCTCTTGCGATGATTTTCCGTGGAAATCTTCAAAAGCCTTGTTACATCCGGTATATTTACCTTCTTTGTCTTTATAGAATGTTGGAATGGAAAGGTTTTTTAATAAAGCGTTCGCAAAGTTTGCACTTCGCAGGGCTTCTCTTTCGGCTTTTTTCCGTTCTGTTATATCGTGTGCGATGGCGCCAATTCCGCTTACTTCACCTTCTTCATTAAATAGCGGAAATCTTGTTAAAACCTTATCACGGTAACCATTTTCAGATGGAATTTTTTCTTCAGCTATATGGGGTTTCCCGCTAAGTATAACTTGCTGTTCCGTCTCCCAAAGCTTATCAGCCACTTCTTTTGGGAAAAAGTCGTGGGCTGTTTTACCAACTACGTCAACAGTTTGCAGTGTTTTTTCTATTATATGCTTATTTACCATTGTAATGCGCCCGTGTTTATCTATTGTCCAGGCATCATCGGGTAAATGGTTAATAAAGTTACTTAGTAAATCCTGGCTTTCTTTTGTTTTTTGTTTGGCAATAATTTGTTCGGTAATGTCGATACCTACAGCATGAATCTGTTGATTTGAAGGATTTACAATAGCTGACCATGCAAAGTTTTTATAATGTCCGTTTTTGTGTTTGCCACGTAATTCGAAATATGAAATTGTTTCTCCCTTTTCTAAGGATTTCATTGCTTTTTTGGTCGCTTCAATATCATCGGGGTGCACCAGTTCTAAAAAGTTTGTACCCAGCAGTTCCTCTTTTTTAAAACCTAGTATGTTTTCCCATCCTGCGTTAATGTTTACGATTTTTCCTTCGATACTAGAGATTAGGTGTAAACTAATGGGTTGTTCAAAAAAGGCATTCATCGACTCAGTAGCTTTTCGTTTTTCGGTGATATCAATAACCATAGCAATCAGCCTTTCCAATTTGCCATTACTGTTTCGAATAGAAGTAACTGCTGTATCTAACCATAAGTAATCTCCATTTTTGGATTTGTAGCGTTTTTCCATTCGGAAACTATCCCGTTTGTTCTCGTTGATTTCCTGAATATACTTTGCTTCAATTGCTAAATCTTCTGGATGCGTAATCGTGGCATAATTCAGACCCATCATTTCTTTATGAGAATAGCCGGTAATGTTTAAATACTCCTGGTTCACTTCCTGAACAGTGCCGCTTGTGTCGCCAATGGCCATGCCAATATTGGCATTTTCGAATAATCCACGGAATTTTCCTTCGCTTTGTTTTAACTCTCTTTCTGTTTTTTTGCGGTCGGTAATATCCACACAAAAACCGAGCACCCCATCCACCTTTTTATCATTGTTAAAAAGCGGTATTTTACTGGTTAAAACCACTCCATCTTCGCCTTTGGCATTTAAATATGGTTCTTCAATATTATAAACAGGCTTTCCGGATTCCAGTACTTTCTTGTCCCAATTTTGATAATCCTCACTGTTATCGTTATCGCGAATAAAATCAAAATCGGTTTTTCCTTTAATTCTTTTTGGGGATTCCAGTCCTATCACATCAGCAAACTCTTTATTACAACCTTTGTACACCAGGCTTTTATCTTTCCAGAAAATCTGATTAGGCATATTATCGATAAGCAGCCAAAGGAAGTCTTTTTGCTTTCTGAGTTCCTCTTCTCCTTTTTTGCGTTCGGTGATGTCTTTTAAATTAAGAACTATTCCATTTACAGCAGGGTTATCTAGCAAGTTTGTTAAATTGGTTTCGAGCCAACGGTATTCACCGTCTTTTCTTTTTAATCGGTATTGTAATTTTTCCGGATTTTCTGGTTTTTTAAGAATTTTATTGATGCTTTCATAAATGTGGGGCAGGTCATCAGGATGAACATACTTTAAGGCATCCTTACCAATCATATCTTCTTCGGTATATCCAAAAAGCCTTGTATTGTTTGGGCTTGCATAAACCATTTCTTGTTTTGCATTAATAATGGCAACTCCCTCAGGGGCATTTTCTATCAAGGCCTTAAAGTGGTTTCGGGTATTTATTATTTCGTTTGTTTTTTCTTTCAGTACTTGTTCCGCCTTTTTACGGTCGCTAATATCACGAATAATCATGCTGGTTAATTCTTTCCCGTTTCTATCCTTAAATAAGGAAGAAGAAATTTCGACCGGGAATTTTGAGCCATCGTTTCTCAGCATGTTTATTTCACCAATGGCTTTCCCCTTTTTACTTCGCTCTTGTATGAGTAATGCTAAGCGCGGGTCGGTAAGGTCAACAAGGTTCTCGCGCCCTAACTGGCAAATTTCTTTTTCTGAGCGGCCAAACATTTTTTCGGCTGCGGTATTTACCGAAAAAACCTGCCCGCCGGGAGATGTTAAAAGAATGGCATCTATGCTGTTTTCCAGAACCAGGCGGTAGCGTTCTTCACTTTCTACAATAGCTTTGTTCTTTTGCTCTACCAATTCTTCCAAATGGTTACGGTATTGCTCAAGTTCTGCTTCTTGTTTTTTAAGCTGGTGTATGTCTGTAAAGGTGATTACTATTCCTTTTATTTCATCTTCAATCGATTTATAGGTTGAAATTCGCATCCACCAAATTAAACCATGTGTGCAAGTAACTTCTTTTTCAATGGCAACCATCGAATCAAGCACAGTGTGGCAATCCTGCTCAAGATTTTGGGTTTGGTAATGAGTTGCTATTTTATTTAAGTTTGTTTCTTCTGCATCTTTAGTAGCTCCATCTACATGGTCGTCGGGAGAAAATTGAAAGACCTTTAAGTTTCTATCGAGAAACAAAGTGGTAATGTTTGTAACTGCGCGCAAATTAATAAGGTTTTCTTTGGTTTCTTTTGCCAATGCACGGTATTCGCTTTCACTTTTCTTTATTCGTTCCTCGGCTTTAATCCTTTCACTTACATCTTTGAGTGACACCAGGCGTACTTTTTCACCTTTAAATTCTGTTTCGTGCCCTTCCAATTCAGCGAAATAGAGACTGCCATCTTTCCGGGCAACTTCTGCAATATAGGGTTTGGCGTGTTGTTTTTGTATTTGCTCCTGTATTTTTTTTCTTGCTTTTCCTGAGGGTACCATGGAAAGCAGGTTTTCCCCAATGGCTTCTTCTTTGGTAAAGCCTGTAATTCTTAAAAATGCCTGGTTGCAATCCAACAGGATTCCATTTTTATGGATTAAGATTCCATCTAAAGTTGTTTCGGTTAAGAAACGGTATTTTTCTTCGCTTTCAGCCAGTTTATTTAGTGTTGTTTTGTATTTTGAGATATCCTTTAAAATAACTTGCCAAGCCTCTCTGCCATCGAACTCAATTGAAATAACGGCAACCTCTACCGGAATGTATTTCCCTGTTTTAGTTTTTGCAGTACTTTCGTAATAATTGAGTGTTTTGTTTCCTTTTACCCGATTGGTATAGTATTTAACAACATTGGCAATATTTTCGGGGGCAATAAATTTTGTAAAATCTGCACCTATCAGTTCTTCTTCCGAATATTCAGAAATCTTACAAAGGGTAGGGTTCGTATACTTTATAACCCCATCTTGCAGTACGAAAACTGCATCGGGTAAGGCGTTGATAAGCTTCAAACAAGCTTCTCCCTCTTTAAAACTCTCAGAAAAATTACTTCTGTTACAATTTTCAGAATTGAAAATTAAGTAAACACCATCGATACGTTCATTTTCGTCGTATTTTGATTTTAAGTTGATAGTGTAACATTTTGTGGACCTTTTAAATCCCTTGGGAAGATTTATTTCAGCTTCTTCGCCATGAAAGCATTTGTCTATTCGTGGTTGTAGTAAAGCAAATAGTTCTTCTCCAATTAAAGCATTTATATGCTTGTCAGTATTCACTTCTGAGGCTAATTTTACCACCTCACAGAACTTCTTGTTTATAAAACTAATTTTATAACCTTTTTTTACTAATAAAATTGGTGTATCAATCGAATTCAAAATATTGTTTGTGCGGTCCATGCTGATGTTGTTATAATAGAGTCTTAAAATAGCTATTATTTTTGAAGATTAATAGGTTGGTGTACAGATTTTTGATAAATGTATTCTTACTTATGTTCTGTAAGTAATCTTGTGATATATGTAGTGTTGTCAACCGAATGTTCTATGAGGAGTCTTGCTTAATTCAATAAGAGTATTGGAAAAGTTTAGAGAAATTAAGAGCTATGCGTTAACTGGGACAAGTGGGATAAAACAAAAACAAGAAAAATGGTTTGATAATTTGCATGACTAAATTAAGGCGCAATGGAAATGCTTTTACTTAATTCGCCTCACTACTTCATCAACTACTCCAAATTTAAAAGATAGTGAGTAATCTCTTTGAAGAATAAATCGTGTGATGAATTGTAACATTGCTCTAGTTGTTTAGTGCTTGTAAACCTGATAAACAATTCACTAAAATTTACCGAGCAAGGAGCAATATCCTTTGGTTATAAGATAATAAATGAGCAAATCGAATTCTTCGTAAGCGACCAGCGCATTGGCATTCCAGAAGATAAGCTAAACGATATTTTTACTCGTTTTGAGCAAGTAAATTATGGAGATGCCAACTATGGCGGAACTGGTTTGGGACTAGCTATTAGCAAAGGTATAGTGGAATTATTAGGCGGAGAAATAGCAGTAAAATCGAAGCTAAATAAAGGCACCACATTTACCTTTACTATACCACTAAAAGAAGTACAAGCCGAAAAAACAAGGGAAGACCACAAACCTCCCAAAGATGGATTTGAGGTAATGAAAAACTCAACCATACTTATTGCAGAAGACGAGGAAGTAATTCAGCTATTTTACAGGGAGCTGTTACGAGGATGTAAGTGCAAGTTACTTTTTGCAAATAACGGAGAAGAGGCGGTTGATATTTATAAAAGTAATAAGAAAATTAGTTTGGTACTTATGGATTTAAAAATACCAAAAATGAATGGTTTCTCAGCAAGTGAAGAAATTTTAAGGATTCATCCAGAAGCAAAAATCATCATCCAGAGCGCATTCTCCAATTCAAACGAAAAAGAAAAAAGTTTAGCTTTAGGCTGTAAAGATTACTTAACCAAACCCATAAGAAAAGAGCTGCTTATCAGCACAATAAAGAAGCATATTTAAATGTGATTGGAAATATGGTGTTCGTCCGCCTCCTTCGGCCAGGTCAGTGCCAGCTCGTTAAGCACTTTTTCATAATCCTCAATTTTTAATGGTATAAAAAAGAGCTAAACGCCCTGCATTCATTGTGGAAATACCCAAAGCTATTTACACATAATACCATCTTATAGGAACAGCCGCACAAATCCTAAGCTAAACCAAAGCTATCCTATAATCACACTATGCAAAGTAGCCCCACCTTCCTAAACGTGTTTCGTGTTCCAATACGATTAATTGCCCTTATCGGCAAAGGTAAGCCCGTAAATGAAGCCAATCAAAAGACTACGGCATAACACACAAGCCAACGCACAATTCCATTTATTCCGTTTCCTTTTGCCTGTTTCATTTACTTTCCTTAGAAAGTTGCCTAAGCGTTCAATTAAGGTGTGTTATGCAATTAGTCGTTGAGATGTAGGAATTATTCATAATGAAATTCAAAAAACACCCTTATATGCAAACTGTATGCAAATAAAAAAGAGTCACAAGAAATAAATCTTGCAACTCTTTGAAAATCAGGTGGAGAATACCGGAGTCGAACCGGTGACCTCTTGACTGCCAGTCAAGCGCTCTAGCCAACTGAGCTAATCCCCCAATACGTGGCTGCAAATATAAAAATAATTTTCACAAACCGTCAAAATATTTTTTTGGTAAAGTTTTTGCAGTATAAAAATAACTGCAGAAAACCAGAAGCCGGCGTTCTTTAATTTATTGATAATCCAAATAAAATTAGAAGCCATGATGAAACGAACATTTAAAAACGATCTTTCAAAAAATTATTTTCAGGAGCAGCCTAAGTCTTCTGCTTTTGCGCCCGAAAATGGGATAAAGCTGAAAACCAAAAAGACAAAAAATGCGGATATTGAAAGCAAAAAAACAACGTTTTTCCTGATTGGGTTGGTAATAGCTCTATGTTTAGTGTTTACTGCTTTTGAGTGGAAAACCCCTGTTAATAAAGCACGGATTATTGAGGGGGATGATAATTTTATTCCGCCCGAAGATCTGGTGATTCCAATTACAAAAACCGAAGAACCAGAGTCTGAAAAACCGGTCATTACAGTCCCGGTTTTTAAAGTTGTTAAAGATAATGTTCATATAAAAGAGGAGCTATTATGGGAAGGCGACGATCCGGAAGAACCGGTGTATATTGATTTTAATTTAATACAGGATAACAGCGATAAAGAAGAAGAGAATTTGGATCACATCTTCGACCATGTTGAAATAATGCCCGAATTCCCGGGAGGCGATGCAGCACTGTTAAGCTATCTGGCACATCAGGTAAAATATCCGGTAATTGCGCAGGAAAACGGAATACAGGGGCGTGTATACATTTCATTTGTTATTGATGAAAACGGAACTGTTTTTAATGTAACACTCGCCCGCGGAGTTGACGCATCGTTAAATACAGAGGCCATTCGTGTAGTAGAATCCATGCCCCGGTGGAAACCCGGAAGACAGGGAGATAAAGCGGTAAAAGTTCGCTATACAGTGCCCATCAATTTTATATTGCGATAGAAAATTGAAATGAATTAAAAATTAACTTGTATGTGAAGATTATTTTCTATCTTTAAGCCCCGTTTTTAGAGGGCAAAAAAATCAAATAAAACAAATAAAAGAGTTAAGTATGGAACTTAAAAAATCACCAAAAGCTGATCTGGAAGCCAAAAAAAATACCTTTTGGCTGGTAGGGTTAGTAGTCGCGTTGGGAGTTTCGCTACTGGCTTTTGAGTGGACCACAAAACCTTCAAAAGTTGAGTCTTTGGGTACCATTGAAACAGCCGAAGTTGAAGAAGAAATCATCCCTATCACTCGTGAGCAAGAGGTAAAACCACCTCCACCACCTCCACCACCAAAAGTAGTTGAGGTACTGAACATTGTTGACGATGAAGTAGAAATTGAAGACGAGCTGGAAATTGAAGATTCAGAAGCTGATGACGAAACTGTAATCGATGTGGCTCCTGTTATTGAAACAGCCGAAGAAGAAGAAGAAGAAGAAGCTCAGGTATTCTTTATTGTTGAGGATATGCCTGAATTCCCGGGTGGAGATTTGGCATTGCGTAAGTATATCGCCAACTCGATTAAATACCCTGTAATTGCACAGGAAAACGGTATTCAGGGAAAGGTATATGTAACTTTTGTTGTAAGTAAAACAGGTAAAGTTACCGATGCTAAAATTGCCAGGGGTGTAGATCCATCACTGGATAAAGAAGCACTTCGCGTAGTTAATGCCCTTCCTGCATGGAAGCCTGGCAAACAGCGCGGAAAACCGGTTAATGTATCGTACACGGTACCAATTAATTTCGTGTTGCAGTAACAAAGAAAAAACAATATTTTTGCACTCCTGTTTCAATAGAAGCAGGAGTTTTTTTGTTTAAAAAGTAATGTAAATGATAGAAACAGCACCAGAAACAGAGAAAGCAGTTATTGTAGGACTGATTAACCAGGATCAGGATGAACGTCAGGCAAAGGAATACCTTGACGAGTTGGAGTTTTTGGCCGATACTGCCGGTGCGCAAGTATTAAAAAAATTTACGCAAAAGCTCGATGTTCCGAATAAAGCTACATTTGTGGGGCCCGGGAAATTGGAAGAAATAAGCAATTACATAAAAGTAGTAGAGGCTGATACCGTAATTTTCGACGACGAACTAACACCAACACAGCTGCGAAACGTTGAAAAAATTCTGGAATGTAAAATTCTGGATCGTACAAATCTTATACTTGATATCTTTGCCAAAAGAGCACAAACGGCTCATGCGAAAACACAGGTAGAATTGGCACAATACCAATACCTGCTGCCACGTCTTACCCGAATGTGGACGCACCTCGAGCGCCAGCGTGGAGGTATCGGAATGCGGGGACCGGGTGAAACGCAGATTGAAACCGACCGCCGGATAATTCTCGATAAAATTGCCCGTTTAAAAGCACAGCTGGTAAAAATCGACAAACAAAAGGCTACTCAGCGTAAAAACCGTGGAAAAATGGTGCGTGTGGCTTTGGTGGGCTATACCAATGTGGGCAAATCAACCATTATGAATATGATGGCAAAATCAGATGTTTTTGCTGAAAATAAACTTTTTGCTACACTCGATACAACTGTGCGTAAAGTCGTTATTGGTAATTTGCCCTTTCTGTTGGCCGATACCGTTGGCTTCATTCGCAAATTACCACACGGACTGGTAGAGTCATTTAAATCAACATTGGATGAGGTGCGGGAAGCCGACATATTGCTTCATGTGGTAGATATCTCGCATCCCGGATTTGAAGAGCAGATAGAAACGGTAGACAGTACCCTAAAAGAAATAGAGGCCGGCGATAAGCCTACTTATTACATTTTTAATAAAATTGACGCATTTACCTACGAGGAAAAAGACGAAGACGACTTGTCGCCACGGACAAGGGATAACTTTACTTTAGATGAGTGGAAAAAATCGTGGATGGCAAAAAGCAATACACCCGCACTTTTTATTTCGGCCAAAGAGAAAACCAATATCG
Above is a genomic segment from uncultured Draconibacterium sp. containing:
- a CDS encoding PAS domain S-box protein, which produces MDRTNNILNSIDTPILLVKKGYKISFINKKFCEVVKLASEVNTDKHINALIGEELFALLQPRIDKCFHGEEAEINLPKGFKRSTKCYTINLKSKYDENERIDGVYLIFNSENCNRSNFSESFKEGEACLKLINALPDAVFVLQDGVIKYTNPTLCKISEYSEEELIGADFTKFIAPENIANVVKYYTNRVKGNKTLNYYESTAKTKTGKYIPVEVAVISIEFDGREAWQVILKDISKYKTTLNKLAESEEKYRFLTETTLDGILIHKNGILLDCNQAFLRITGFTKEEAIGENLLSMVPSGKARKKIQEQIQKQHAKPYIAEVARKDGSLYFAELEGHETEFKGEKVRLVSLKDVSERIKAEERIKKSESEYRALAKETKENLINLRAVTNITTLFLDRNLKVFQFSPDDHVDGATKDAEETNLNKIATHYQTQNLEQDCHTVLDSMVAIEKEVTCTHGLIWWMRISTYKSIEDEIKGIVITFTDIHQLKKQEAELEQYRNHLEELVEQKNKAIVESEERYRLVLENSIDAILLTSPGGQVFSVNTAAEKMFGRSEKEICQLGRENLVDLTDPRLALLIQERSKKGKAIGEINMLRNDGSKFPVEISSSLFKDRNGKELTSMIIRDISDRKKAEQVLKEKTNEIINTRNHFKALIENAPEGVAIINAKQEMVYASPNNTRLFGYTEEDMIGKDALKYVHPDDLPHIYESINKILKKPENPEKLQYRLKRKDGEYRWLETNLTNLLDNPAVNGIVLNLKDITERKKGEEELRKQKDFLWLLIDNMPNQIFWKDKSLVYKGCNKEFADVIGLESPKRIKGKTDFDFIRDNDNSEDYQNWDKKVLESGKPVYNIEEPYLNAKGEDGVVLTSKIPLFNNDKKVDGVLGFCVDITDRKKTERELKQSEGKFRGLFENANIGMAIGDTSGTVQEVNQEYLNITGYSHKEMMGLNYATITHPEDLAIEAKYIQEINENKRDSFRMEKRYKSKNGDYLWLDTAVTSIRNSNGKLERLIAMVIDITEKRKATESMNAFFEQPISLHLISSIEGKIVNINAGWENILGFKKEELLGTNFLELVHPDDIEATKKAMKSLEKGETISYFELRGKHKNGHYKNFAWSAIVNPSNQQIHAVGIDITEQIIAKQKTKESQDLLSNFINHLPDDAWTIDKHGRITMVNKHIIEKTLQTVDVVGKTAHDFFPKEVADKLWETEQQVILSGKPHIAEEKIPSENGYRDKVLTRFPLFNEEGEVSGIGAIAHDITERKKAEREALRSANFANALLKNLSIPTFYKDKEGKYTGCNKAFEDFHGKSSQELFGKTVDEVFGNEWALAKRSLDIETLKKQETQVFEFDLLDKEGNEKRVMYSENIIYDENNEASGIIGSFLDISHHVFEEKLKTAQVMLMEKSLSQNVSEIIKSFLTEAEKLTKSQIGFYHFISNDQENILLQEWSDNTAMNYCKVVDNPEHYPISKAGVWADCVHERKPVVHNDYENLSHKKGMPEGHAPLVRELVVPVIRGEKVKAIFGVGNKPTNYSEDDTKLIQQLADFAWEIIDRKLAQDELAQSEEKFKSYVENAPYGVYVNDENGNFLETNIQCSKITAYTNSELLKMNLIDLLPIEDRKKPIPGFEGLVQKGIPVDVETPFINKHGERGWLHVNSIKLGENRFLSFVNVITQQKENEQQLKESRNQLAKIFEVAPTGIGQVVNRVFTDVNPVFCQMLGYTKDELIGKSARMIYPSQEDYDYVGKDKYEQIRKTGTGRVETRFKKKDGTILHIDMASTAIDDGDISKGTIFTALDISESMKYLKQIEKSEKRYRDLFEHTPIALWEEDLSEVIQFLNELKQQGKQLTTEFFKENPEILQSCVSKIKIIDVNKATLISHEAPSKETFYPRLPELFTDLSFKVVTNWLVEIANGNDSFSSQSQTITLNGEVRDTFMKAHLDRESATIILAVMDITEQKKAERELKIYQEHLEELVSNRTEALEESNKEMEAFSYSVSHDLRAPLRAISGFSKFLIEDYADVLDAEGNRYLNVINENTDKMDKLITDLLKLSRTSRAELKYIELNMKALARSMYMEVVSEEEQKDFEFIVNDIPNIKGDSTSIKQLWTNLIGNAVKYSSKSETKRIEIGAIQGAPGFYTYYVKDWGAGFNEDFKEKIFDTFKRLHKDSEFKGTGVGMAIAKRVVDKHNGTIWAESKGESGATFFFTLPAKPKQ
- a CDS encoding ATP-binding protein — encoded protein: MLVNLINNSLKFTEQGAISFGYKIINEQIEFFVSDQRIGIPEDKLNDIFTRFEQVNYGDANYGGTGLGLAISKGIVELLGGEIAVKSKLNKGTTFTFTIPLKEVQAEKTREDHKPPKDGFEVMKNSTILIAEDEEVIQLFYRELLRGCKCKLLFANNGEEAVDIYKSNKKISLVLMDLKIPKMNGFSASEEILRIHPEAKIIIQSAFSNSNEKEKSLALGCKDYLTKPIRKELLISTIKKHI
- a CDS encoding TonB family protein, with protein sequence MMKRTFKNDLSKNYFQEQPKSSAFAPENGIKLKTKKTKNADIESKKTTFFLIGLVIALCLVFTAFEWKTPVNKARIIEGDDNFIPPEDLVIPITKTEEPESEKPVITVPVFKVVKDNVHIKEELLWEGDDPEEPVYIDFNLIQDNSDKEEENLDHIFDHVEIMPEFPGGDAALLSYLAHQVKYPVIAQENGIQGRVYISFVIDENGTVFNVTLARGVDASLNTEAIRVVESMPRWKPGRQGDKAVKVRYTVPINFILR
- a CDS encoding energy transducer TonB; this translates as MELKKSPKADLEAKKNTFWLVGLVVALGVSLLAFEWTTKPSKVESLGTIETAEVEEEIIPITREQEVKPPPPPPPPKVVEVLNIVDDEVEIEDELEIEDSEADDETVIDVAPVIETAEEEEEEEAQVFFIVEDMPEFPGGDLALRKYIANSIKYPVIAQENGIQGKVYVTFVVSKTGKVTDAKIARGVDPSLDKEALRVVNALPAWKPGKQRGKPVNVSYTVPINFVLQ
- the hflX gene encoding GTPase HflX — translated: MIETAPETEKAVIVGLINQDQDERQAKEYLDELEFLADTAGAQVLKKFTQKLDVPNKATFVGPGKLEEISNYIKVVEADTVIFDDELTPTQLRNVEKILECKILDRTNLILDIFAKRAQTAHAKTQVELAQYQYLLPRLTRMWTHLERQRGGIGMRGPGETQIETDRRIILDKIARLKAQLVKIDKQKATQRKNRGKMVRVALVGYTNVGKSTIMNMMAKSDVFAENKLFATLDTTVRKVVIGNLPFLLADTVGFIRKLPHGLVESFKSTLDEVREADILLHVVDISHPGFEEQIETVDSTLKEIEAGDKPTYYIFNKIDAFTYEEKDEDDLSPRTRDNFTLDEWKKSWMAKSNTPALFISAKEKTNIEDFKTELYEKVKGIHSQRFPYNDYLYNSEWTEGVQ